Genomic DNA from Candidatus Koribacter versatilis Ellin345:
CGCGTAAGGTCCACGTCGTGCAGCCGCGGGTATGGCCAGCGGTGCGATGCGCCGTGAGTGTCACGCCGCCGAGGAGGACCGTATCGCCGTCGTGGAGAACGCGGTCTACGCGCGCGGGCGGATAGGTCGTAAGCCCGTCGGTGCCGAAGGCGAAGTCTTTGCGTCCGCCACTGCTGACGACGTCGGCATCGCCATCCATCACCATGTCTTGCGCACGGGTCTCGCGGATGACCTGGGCTGCGCCTCCCATGTGATCGGAGTGGGCCTGGCCGTTGAGAAGAATTTTTGTGTTCTTCCACGAGAACCCGAGCTTCTCAACGCTGGCGCGAATCAATGGCGGCGAGCTTTCAAGATTCGCGTTGATCAGGATGTTTCCCGCCGGAGTTGTAACCAGGTAGGCCGCGAGGTCGCGACTTCCAACGTAGTAGAGATTGTCGGCAATGCGGAAAGGGGGAAGCGCAGCTGTGTAGTCAGGGTTCTCTTTCGCCATCCCAGACAGGCAGACAACGACGAAGAAGAGGGCGGCGATTAACGTGCGCAAGCGAGCAGACATAGCGACTCCGGGGCGGGCATTTCCATCAACCCTTCGATGTTCTCCAAAGTGTAACTGCGTGATCTGTGGATGCGCGATCTCACTCCAATTTCCGCACAGCCACAACCACGCCGCTAGCCCAACTTATGGGAGTGGTTTCGAATCGTTTGTCCTTCGCCACCAGATCGATGAGCACGGGAACCTTGGCAGCGTGGCCCTCGGGCCAGTTGGGCTGCGGTAGCATGTCGTCGATTACGAAGATGCCGCCCGGCTTCACCAAAGACAGGGCCAACTCGGTGCCTTCGTATTTTCCCGGCATGGCGTCGGCGAAGACGAAATCGAAGCTGGCAGCGGTTTGTTTTTTCAGAAATGCGGTCCCGTCTTGGGTCACGACGGTCAAGCGTCGGTCGTTGCCGAGCGCTCTGCGCGCGACATCCTGCACGGCGGCATCGTTGTCCACGCTCACCAGCGTGGCATCGTCGCTCATGCCATCGAGTATCCATGCGGCGGAGATGCCAGTCCCAGTACCGAGTTCCAGCAAGCGGCCACCCGGCTTCGAGGCGGCGAGAGAACGCAAAAGCGATCCCACCAGGGGCTCCGACGCCATGGAAAAGTTCAGTTCCCGAGTTTGTTCCAGCAGGTGCTTGAGAACCTTGGGCTCGGTGATGTATCGCAGATCGTCCATGCAGGGAGCATAACGGAGCGTGAGGAGAACCGCCTCCAACACTGCGTTTCTTGTTACATCGCACCGTGATCCATCGCACATCGCCCTGTGTCGTCACTCACTGACTCTTGCGGCTGACCCACGTAATCTGTGCACGCGGGGCATTCCCAATAGCAATACACAAGATCTGTGAAATTTCGCGCGGCCAGCCCGCGATGCCGTCCGTCGCTCCATCGCCGCCTCTTGTCATTCAGAGGAGGGCGTGAGCCCGACGAAGAATCTGCTGTTGCGCCCGGGGCAAAAAGCGCCCGCTAACTCCTTATTCCTGAATATTCCGCCTCTAACTCCTTTGGATGGAATATTTTGCAGACTATCCATCAGCTAAGTCATGCGTTTTGAAGATTTTGCGGTTTTTGGAGGGGGAGGGGGTACCCTCGAAGGAAATAGAAAAGCCCCGGCACAAACCGGGGCTGATGTGTGGTGGCTACGGAGTCTAGTGAGGGACCATTCCGCCCAGGCTCTTCTTCTTTTTCTGGGCGTCTTGCTGTGCGGGCTGGGTGCTGTTGTTGGATTGCGTCGCGTTGTTCGTCGGCGCGGTGGTCTGCGCTGGCGTGGACGCGTTTGCGCTGGCCGCCGGGGCTTGTGCCGGAGTGGCAGCGGGTACGGTTGCGCCGGCTAGCACAGGCTTGCCTTCATAGCCGGTCTTGAAGCGGTCCGGTAGAGTCTGGCCGCCCGGAGCAGCGCCCGTCTGGCTGTTCAAGCGCGCGATGCGATCGCCGATCGGAGGATGGGTAGCGCCCCACAACTTCGTGTCCTGTGGGGTCACCTTGCCGCTTTGCGATTCCGCTTGCAGCACTTCGAGGAAACGCTTCAGTCCGGTGGCGTCGTAACCGGCGCCGGCAGCGAACTGCGTTCCCTTTTTGTCCGCTTCGTCTTCGTCTTTCGGATTGACCTGCTCCAACAAGGCAGCCGAAATGACGTTGTTGGCGATGTTCTTTAACTCAGAAGGACCGGGGATGTGCGACGTGCCCTCTTCGATCGCCATGCCCTTGGCCTTCTTCTTCTGGATCGCCTTTTCGAGGTGGCGGCCATCGACGTGGGCAATTTCGTGGGCGAGCACGCCCGCGAGTTGCGCCTCATCGGTCATGTGATCGAGCGCTCCCTTGGTGACGAACACATAGCCACCCGGCAAAGCGAAGGCACTGACGGTGAAACGTCCGGCAGGAGTCTTCGCTTCGAGGATCGCGAAGTGATACGGCACGGGGCGCCCGGCCTGGCGCGCCACGGTGCTGCCCACGTACTGGACGTACTTGTTCAGCGCCGGGTCCTCGATGAGTCCCATGACGTGGATCATCTTGGCGGCCGATGCCTGGCCGATTGC
This window encodes:
- the bla gene encoding subclass B3 metallo-beta-lactamase, whose translation is MSARLRTLIAALFFVVVCLSGMAKENPDYTAALPPFRIADNLYYVGSRDLAAYLVTTPAGNILINANLESSPPLIRASVEKLGFSWKNTKILLNGQAHSDHMGGAAQVIRETRAQDMVMDGDADVVSSGGRKDFAFGTDGLTTYPPARVDRVLHDGDTVLLGGVTLTAHRTAGHTRGCTTWTLRAHIASDPAGRLRDVVIVGGWRALSQYQIVGTPGHPASYPGINEDFEKTFATLRALPCDIFLGAHGVYFDLLPKLKRMPTEGEAAFVDPKGYAEAVNAAQADFEKTVAAQRAKK
- a CDS encoding O-methyltransferase; the encoded protein is MDDLRYITEPKVLKHLLEQTRELNFSMASEPLVGSLLRSLAASKPGGRLLELGTGTGISAAWILDGMSDDATLVSVDNDAAVQDVARRALGNDRRLTVVTQDGTAFLKKQTAASFDFVFADAMPGKYEGTELALSLVKPGGIFVIDDMLPQPNWPEGHAAKVPVLIDLVAKDKRFETTPISWASGVVVAVRKLE
- a CDS encoding M48 family metalloprotease, with the translated sequence MRKTLIATLVLVAFSSCAFAQFGSVVNRVKKASDAFTPWSPEQENAIGQASAAKMIHVMGLIEDPALNKYVQYVGSTVARQAGRPVPYHFAILEAKTPAGRFTVSAFALPGGYVFVTKGALDHMTDEAQLAGVLAHEIAHVDGRHLEKAIQKKKAKGMAIEEGTSHIPGPSELKNIANNVISAALLEQVNPKDEDEADKKGTQFAAGAGYDATGLKRFLEVLQAESQSGKVTPQDTKLWGATHPPIGDRIARLNSQTGAAPGGQTLPDRFKTGYEGKPVLAGATVPAATPAQAPAASANASTPAQTTAPTNNATQSNNSTQPAQQDAQKKKKSLGGMVPH